A genomic segment from Biomphalaria glabrata chromosome 16, xgBioGlab47.1, whole genome shotgun sequence encodes:
- the LOC106054308 gene encoding dnaJ homolog subfamily C member 10-like, producing MELWGVIFSLLVWTAMFVVDAGEDYYAMLGVNKEASVKEIRKAFKKLAISKHPDKNTDDPEAHNVFIKINRAYEVLKDEDLRKKYDQYGEEGLKDDFQRGRSYESWQWYQQNFGIYDDDPEIITLSRSDFEQSVENTGELWFINFYSPHCSHCHELAPAWREVARELENVIRIGAVNCEDDWQLCRMQNIHSYPSLVFYPAKEKYHGQRTSENLVKEALSRVKADYHRLTSRNFDQLLDSGLPWLITFCGDGGDCLQKKSLIKLAAMLVDLVSVGKIDCDSDNELCTKVGQHHGTYFYKEKTLERDNGMEISSLYPKDIARSVLQQLPDVEIISEDFLKEIANKRNQTWLIHFVDKVDNQDLELRKLPALLKKYKVGRVDCANKRSVCNKLYVSKFPTFMLFKAKGGTEVYYGGRVTAHDVAAFVHDSAETPLQNLGPDDFPERVINSKEPWFVDFFAPWCPPCMRLLPEFKKASRLDRSNVNFGTVDCTVHNGLCNTYNIRSYPTTILYNQSIPHQYHGQHTVKNLLEFIEDTMKPPVIILDQHSFFHNVGNRPPGEIWLVDYFAPWCGPCQQLAPEWRRLAKKFLDKEIVHVASVDCEAHRELCRSQSVNSYPTMRLYPAGASGSSHYYAYNGWNRDASSLQAWVYNYLPSKVVALTSSTFTQTVLESQVPWVIDFYAPWCGHCQVFKPQFERVAERLEGVAQAGKVDCDESPGLCAQAGITAYPSVRFYVGAQSNKRQNAHGWSIESQSVDYIVQYVKENVPKTKKITDEL from the exons ATGGAGTTATGGGGAGTTATTTTCTCTTTGCTTGTTTGGACTGCAATGTTTGTCGTCGATGCTGGTGAGGATTACTACGCCATGCTGGGAGTCAACAAAGAAGCTTCTGTTAAGGAAATTAGGAAAGCTTTCAAAAAACTTGCTATATCCAAGCACCCAGATAAGAATACT GATGATCCAGAAGCTCATAATGTTTTCATCAAAATCAACCGAGCCTATGAGGTTCTGAAAGATGAAGATTTGAGAAAGAAATATGATCAGTATGGGGAGGAGGGTCTCAAAGATGATTTTCAGAGGGGAAGAAGCTATGAAAGTTGGCAGTGGTATCAACAAAATTTTg GTATTTATGATGATGATCCAGAAATTATAACACTGAGCCGTTCAGATTTTG AGCAATCAGTTGAGAATACTGGAGAACTTTGGTTCATCAACTTTTATTCCCCTCACTGTTCTCATTGCCATGAACTGGCGCCTGCT TGGCGAGAGGTTGCCAGGGAGCTGGAAAATGTCATTAGAATTGGAGCAGTCAACTGTGAAGATGACTGGCAGTTATGTCGAATGCAGAACATTCATTCATACCCCTCACTCGTCTTCTATCCAGCA AAAGAAAAGTACCATGGCCAGCGCACAAGTGAAAATCTAGTAAAGGAAGCCTTAAGCAGAGTCAAAGCAGATTATCATAGGCTGACATCTAGAAACTTTGATCAATTACTTGATAGTGGTCTCCCCTGGCTTATCACTTTCTGTGGGGATGGAGGAG ATTGTCTTCAGAAGAAAAGCCTCATCAAACTAGCAGCTATGTTG GTTGACCTTGTAAGTGTGGGTAAAATAGACTGTGACTCTGACAATGAACTCTGCACCAAAGTAGGTCAACACCATGGAACATATTTCTACAAAGAAAAAACTTTGGAGCGAGATAATGGAatg GAAATCTCCAGTCTCTATCCAAAGGATATTGCAAGATCTGTTCTTCAGCAATTGCCTGATGTGGAAATTATTAGTGAAGACTTCTTGAAG gagattGCAAATAAAAGGAATCAGACTTGGTTGATACATTTTGTTGATAAAGTTGATAACCAAGACCTTGAGTTGAGAAAGCTACCAGCATTGTTGAAGAAATACAAG GTTGGCAGGGTGGACTGTGCCAATAAGAGGTCTGTTTGTAACAAACTCTATGTCAGCAAGTTTCCAACTTTTATGTTATTCAAAGCCAAAGGAGGAACTGAAGTTTATTATGGAG gCCGTGTCACAGCCCATGATGTTGCTGCCTTTGTTCATGACAGTGCAGAGACACCATTACAAAACTTAGGTCCTGATGATTTCCCAGAGAGAGTCATCAACAGTAAAGAGCCTTGGTTTGTGGATTTCTTTGCACCA tggtgtCCACCCTGTATGCGTTTGTTACCAGAATTCAAAAAGGCATCAAGATTGGACAGGTCCAATGTTAACTTTGGCACAGTGGACTGTACTGTCCACAATGGTTTGTGCAATACT TATAATATAAGGTCGTATCCCACTACAATCCTGTACAATCAGAGTATTCCACATCAGTACCATGGGCAGCATACTGTTAAAAATTTGCTGGAATTTATTGAG gatACCATGAAACCACCAGTCATAATCCTGGACCAACATTCCTTCTTTCACAATGTGGGCAACAGACCGCCTGGTGAGATCTGGCTGGTCGATTACTTTGCCCCTTGGTGTGGACCATGTCAGCAGTTAGCACCAGAGTGGAGGAGATTAGCCAAA AAGTTTCTGGACAAAGAAATTGTTCATGTGGCCTCCGTTGATTGTGAAGCTCACAGAGAGCTGTGCCGCAGTCAGAGCGTTAACTCATACCCTACTATGCGCTTGTACCCAGCAGGAGCTTCAGGGTCATCCCATTATTA TGCTTACAATGGCTGGAACAGAGATGCATCATCACTGCAGGCTTGGGTTTACAATTACCTTCCTTCCAAAGTTGTGGCCTTAACCTCAAGTACCTTCACTCAGACAGTTTTGGAAAGCCAAGTGCCTTGGGTTATAGATTTTTATGCCCCATGGTGTGGTCATTGCCAGGTTTTTAAACCACAGTTTGAAAGAGTAGCAGAA AGATTAGAAGGTGTGGCTCAGGCTGGGAAAGTAGACTGTGATGAGTCACCAGGACTCTGTGCCCAGGCTGGCATCACAGCTTACCCATCAGTTAGGTTTTATGTTGGAGCCCAGTCAAACAAAAGACAG AATGCTCATGGCTGGAGTATAGAAAGTCAAAGTGTGGACTATATAGTTCAATATGTCAAAGAGAATGTGCCTAAAACTAAAAAG